A window of the Lactuca sativa cultivar Salinas chromosome 7, Lsat_Salinas_v11, whole genome shotgun sequence genome harbors these coding sequences:
- the LOC111900867 gene encoding meiotic recombination protein DMC1 homolog, whose amino-acid sequence MQAFKSEEISQLQIVEREELEDEEDLFEAIDKLTSHGINAGDVKKLQDAGIYTCNGLMMHTKKNLTGIKGLSEAKVDKICEAAEKIVNFGYITGSDALLRRKAVVRITTGSQALDELLGGGIETLQITEAFGEFRSGKTQLAHTLCVSTQLPTNMKGGNGKVAYIDTEGTFRPDRIVPIAERFGMDAGAVLDNIIYARAYTYEHQYNLLLGLAAKMSEEPFRLLIVDSVIALFRVDFTGRGELAERQQKLAQMLSRLTKIAEEFNVAVYMTNQVIADPGGGVFISDPKKPAGGHVLAHAATVRLMFRKGKGEQRVCKVFDAPNLPESEAISFCYNYYTILSKHSNHKK is encoded by the exons ATGCAAGCGTTCAA ATCCGAAGAAATCAGTCAATTGCAGATCGTGGAACGTGAAGAGCTCGAGGATGAAGAAGATCTATTTGAAGCCATTGATAAGC TGACTTCTCATGGAATTAATGCGGGAGATGTTAAgaagctgcaagacgctggaatATATACATGCAATGGCTTGATGATGCACACAAAGAAG AACTTGACTGGTATAAAAGGTCTATCGGAGGCTAAAGTTGATAAAATATGTGAAGCTGCCGAGAAGATAGTG AATTTTGGCTATATCACTGGAAGTGATGCTCTGCTCAGA AGGAAGGCTGTTGTACGTATCACTACTGGAAGTCAGGCTCTTGATGAACTGTTAGGAG GTGGTATTGAAACTCTACAAATTACCGAAGCTTTTGGGGAATTTAG GTCTGGAAAAACACAGCTAGCTCATACTCTCTGTGTTTCAACACAG CTTCCAACCAATATGAAAGGAGGGAATGGGAAGGTTGCTTATATAGATACTGAGGGAACTTT CCGACCTGATCGTATAGTTCCAATTGCTGAAAGGTTTGGCATGGATGCTGGAGCTGTACTTGATAAT ATAATATATGCACGTGCCTACACATACGAGCATCAATACAACCTGCTCCTTGGTTTGGCAGCAAAGATGTCAGAAGAACCTTTTAGACTTCTG ATTGTTGATTCAGTCATTGCTCTGTTCAGAGTAGACTTCACTGGAAGAGGAGAACTTGCAGAACGCCAG CAAAAGTTGGCTCAGATGCTCTCCCGATTAACAAAGATTGCTGAAGAATTTAATGTAGCAGTGTATATGACAAACCAAG TGATAGCTGATCCAGGTGGCGGGGTGTTCATATCTGATCCAAAGAAACCAGCAGGGGGACATGTTCTTGCTCATGCAGCCACTGTGAGATTGATGTTTAGGAAGGGAAAAGGTGAACAGCGTGTCTGCAAGGTGTTTGATGCACCAAATCTCCCAGAGTCCGAAGCAATATCCTTTTGTTATAACTATTATACTATTTTATCAAAACATAGTAATCATAAAAAGTAA